In Seriola aureovittata isolate HTS-2021-v1 ecotype China chromosome 17, ASM2101889v1, whole genome shotgun sequence, a genomic segment contains:
- the LOC130185335 gene encoding tryptase-2-like: MAFCKLLTVLVLVHITGGLHGAEVRSSIVWGHDARKGAWPWMVHLNITSENKKSWRCGGTILNNQWVLTAASCWDSRDKPYLARSIAWIGTHSLQKASARYMGIYAIIPEPRYRAVGNGFVNDIALVKLKKKMTFSGSVQPVSLPSVDDTFDPSSECWITGWGNTGTGVPLQDPEVLQELKIPIVSNSVCKRQYPELNSDMLCAGDMVGGKDACKGDYGGPLVCRSGSGFVQVGIMSYGSPNGCALSGRPGVYTQVSKHLRFINDYIHHASAEEASAEV, encoded by the exons ATGGCCTTCTGCAAACTTCTCACTGTGCTGGTACTGGTCCACATCACTGGAg GTTTGCATGGAGCTGAGGTGAGGAGCTCCATTGTTTGGGGGCACGATGCTCGAAAAGGCGCCTGGCCATGGATGGTCCACCTAAATATCACAtctgaaaacaagaaaagttgGCGCTGCGGCGGCACCATCCTCAACAATCAGTGGGTGCTGACCGCTGCAAGCTGCTGGGATTC ACGGGACAAGCCTTACTTGGCTCGATCAATTGCTTGGATCGGCACACACAGCCTGCAAAAGGCATCTGCCCGTTACATGGGTATATATGCTATCATTCCTGAACCTAGATACCGAGCTGTGGGCAATGGCTTTGTCAATGACATTGCTCTGGtcaagctgaagaagaagatgacatTCTCAGGCAGCGTTCAGCCAGTGAGTCTACCCAGTGTCGACGACACCTTTGACCCATCGTCTGAGTGTTGGATCACTGGCTGGGGGAACACTGGGACTGGTG ttCCTCTGCAGGATCCAGAAGTCCTTCAGGAGCTGAAGATTCCCATCGTCTCTAACAGTGTGTGCAAGAGACAGTATCCTGAGCTGAACTCTGACATGCTGTGTGCTGGGGATATGGTCGGAGGGAAGGACGCCTGCAAA GGGGATTACGGCGGCCCACTGGTCTGTCGTTCAGGCAGTGGTTTTGTGCAGGTTGGCATCATGAGTTATGGGAGTCCTAACGGTTGTGCTCTCTCAGGCCGCCCTGGCGTCTACACCCAGGTGTCCAAGCATCTGCGCTTCATCAATGACTACATCCACCATGCTTCAGCTGAGGAAGCCTCAGCTGAGGTCTAA